TAAGCATCAATATCCACTCTCAGCACTTGACGACTACACTCGAAACAGAGTTAGCAGATTTTTTGTAGCCTCCAAACAAGACCGTTATAACAGCTTCTTGTAATGACAACTGTCAATGAAGTCAAACTATATTCCCAAAACAGGTGGGTTGTCTTCAATCATCCCTCAGCCTTTTGTGAACAGCTCTTAGAACAAACTATCATATTCTTGTCTTTTAATATTGTAATACTGCACTTGAAGTTTCTGTTGCATGTGCAAATTAAATGTAACTATTTCTACAGTTGACATTATATTCCATACAAGGTAGGGTAATTATCAGAAGAgtgcaccaagccattatgactatattgcATTTGGAAggaatgaggataaggatttagtaCAAGATGGAGGAAAGAAATAGTACACAACCTCTTGGACGGCCGGGATTGAATGCTGCCCCACAAGTGAAAAGGTTACTCTACTGTCTATTCCAAGTTGTTGGGCACATTACCTACAAGTGATTATCAAAATTAAGTGCAAAGCATGGAAAGCTATATAATACCTGCCTCaacaaaaaaatttaattttcacCTTTATTCTCTCGATGATAATGCAACAAATGAAGGTATAGTTATGTTGTTGGCATTTAGGTTTAGAACCAGGTACTAAAACTAGTTAGGTTATAGAGCACCATGTGTGCGTGTTGCATGTCTCCCCTCCAATGTAAACATTACCCAAGAAGCACTAAGATAATGATAGGACTTTACCCCCTTGAAGAATAGCAAATTTATTTTTCTCTGAACTTTTAGGACTTGAAACAAGCCATTCTACAAAGATAAGTATTGTACCAGTACTGATTGCTTCCTAAACCTTAACTACCCTATGTACTTCACAAGAGATTGCCGAAAGTGAGCAATGATCTTGAGTAAGTGTATTTGTTCAGTAATTATTTAGAAACGGCTGAaaataatttcataacctgtacaAAGGATGTGATTAAGAAAACTAATATCAATATAAAACTTGTATTAACATGAAAACATCATTACCCCTAGAAAGTCACCAAAAAATGataatgacaatatatatatatatatatacagtagcaATTTTAAATGAAGATACACTCTGCAGTTACAAGTGAAAACATTATCTTGCTGGAATACAATCTCtgagtagttaaaaaaaattatatgctAGAACACGTTTCCTTCCTCTCAGTTTAATTAGATGAAAAAAGTGGTGTATTCCATACACTTTAATCAGAACTGCAACAATGATTTAAAAATTCAAATGCAGTTAAACAAATTCCATTCATACGAATGAAATTTGTTTTAAAATAAATTTGCTAATAAAAATATACCACTATTAAAAAACAACAATGTTGATTTACATATATATACGGCAGTGACAAGAGCTTCAACATTTCAGTGTATTCCCCAAATCTTATATAAACCTAGCCATTTATGAATTGTTATATTTTCtactttaaattcttacttaagagctaaatttattaaaaaaaaaaaattgtaaattacagtaatagtGAAGTAAATCCATGGTCAAAAAACAAGCACAGGACAGTAACAGAAAAGTAAACATACTAAAGCTGACAGCCCATTATACCATTTCCATCCACATAACTAAACAAATTACTTAAAAAGATACAACAGGAGTCAAATCGAGATTTAAGTGAAATTACAGCATGTTACTACTGGACACAGACACACATGATCATAAGTTTTAAGGTACCAAAAGCCTTCTAATTCTGGTTATGGCAGCTGCCAAAAAAGCAACATGCCCAGTGGCAGCAGAATACTCTTCATGAACTTTTTGCAGACGTGGTAGCACTTCCTGCAATGCTGTCGATGCCTGTTTACGCAGACTGTCAATCTCTGTGGGAGTTAGAGTACGAGGAACCCCAACTTCCCGTCTCGTGAAATCATCTTGTGCAGGGCCAGGGGCTGATGGTGCATGGCAAATGAAGTACTCAAGATGCCTCCAAAGAAGAAATGCTGCAGATTCAGCAGCATGAACAGCAAGTTGCTCTTGACGCCGGTGCAAAGCCACAACTTgactcaagtgctcctcggctagtCTACGCACAGCAGCAGGTGAGGCGGCATCAGCCAAAGCACTACTCACATACTGACGTAAGTGTTCAACTGGCTGATTACTTTCCAAGGCTTGAAGACAAGCAGTTGCAGTTTCACAAGCACTTCTGGCAACAGTAAAGTGGTGACTGACCTGACTTGCACATTCTACCAAAGTTGCTAGGGACAGAGGCCGTCCGACAGCTCCTGTGGGTATTCCATTATCCATGGATGCTCGGAAAACAAGAGTGATATCACGAGTATCAGTTCCACCATGAATAAGACGAGCTGTGGCATAATTTAGCACTGCAGCTAGAGTAGTTAGAGTAGCTGTACGAGCCATTTCCTTTACATTTACACCTTCCTCATTCTCTGGCAACATGTCCAGGGCAGCAGACAAACGACTCTGAGGTAGTACGTGTGGTAGCAAGGCTATAAGCAGTTGCTGGAGCCTAGTTGCTTGTGCTCCAGACTCTAAATCTGATGGATCTATGGCAGTTATGGGACCAGGAGGAGCAGCACCTGCAACTGCTGCTGACAAAAGGGCTACTTCCTCAAGAGCTTGTAAAGATGGTAAACTTGGAACACACAGACCAGAAGCAAAAGCCTCGCCATGAGCAGCCAAAAATCTTAATAAATGGGCAGTTGCAGAATAATTGTCACTTCCCAAAGATGTCAAAATGGCCAAATAAACTCTTATTGCTGCCATTAAAACAGAGCGATACCGCTGCACAACACTTGGAAGAAATTCTTCACTACTTGCAGACTGAATAGGTTGAGCAGGACGATAGTCTAAGGCAGTCAACTCTGATAGACGTGTGGTAAGACCAGATTGTAATAATTGCTGTGCTCCAGTTGGGGACAGTGCTAAACGAGCCAACAGAGACATACGGGCTTCATACACATATAAAGGTCGCAAATCATCATCATCAGCTGTTAACAGTGAGAGAAGCTGCCGATCATcagttctcaatgcatccaaaagaCGACGTAGGTGTCCATGGTCAGCAAGATGTGACAGCAGCAGTGACTCATTGGTAAGTGGGGCAGCACGCTGTTCCAGTGCAGCAAGAGCACTAAGGCATGTCAAAGCTAGCACCTGACAAACGTGATGGCCACCGCCTGCTTCCACTGCCAAAACATCTACCAACTGGGGTAATTCGTCACGTACAACATCGTAATTCTCACGGTGAAATTGCTCCTCTTGAGTTTCACGTGGAGCCAAGAGAAGGGACTGGAGACTATCTGCATCCTCCCCAGTCTTGTCAACAGGATCAGCACATATCTGCAAGTAGTTGAGAAGAGCAGCGTATATGGAAGCACGAACTCCTTGGCTACATTGTTTGAATCGTGCCACACATTCAACCAGTCCACGCAAAACAAGTTGTAGCGATGAAGGAAATTCAGCCTGAACTGCACAATTCCCACTGTCCAGCATGGACACATACTGTGGATGATGGTGTGCTGGCCTGGCATGGAGAGTTCGCAAAGTGGTTACTAACAtcagtaatgttgataccaactgTGTGGTTAGTGATTGAAGGGCAGTGTCATCCAAAAGTCGACGAGTTAAATCATGAGTAAGTGTATGGAGAAAAGTGTGGTGGGTTGCAGTTTCTATCAAGTCTGGAGGAGTCACAGCTACAACAACTTCCACAACTTGCCTCCAACCTTCCAAGAAGTGCCTGTGTGCAAATAACAGTGCTCTTGTTTGGTTCAGCATTAGAGCATGCCCCATTACCAATTCCAACTCCTCTTGCAATGGATCACGTTGAGTTAAAGAGGTTCCAGAGCCTCCTTCTTGTAGCAAAGCTGTCAGCTGCTGATGCAACATTTTTAAATTAACTACAGGACCCTCGGGTGAGGGGCTCTCGCAGTTACCAATGAGCTCTGATGCCCTAGTGAAGTACTCGCATTGCAGTGGTGCTGGAAAATCTATACTGAGATCAATAGCATCTAATAAAGTGAGAAGTGGCCCACGTCCACCACTGGATCCACCAGTCCAACCCTGAGAAGCATCCAAGGGTTCTTGCTGAGGTAATTCTGCTCCTGCTACGAGTAAATGAATCAGTCGGGCTAATTGtgatcgttgttgatgtgttgcaTGATAACGTAGTTCCAAGGCTACACATCGTAATAGCCATCCTTGAGACAAGAGACGAAGCCTAGAATCGGTGTGCGGTAATCCCATAGTAGCAACTGTGCGGTACAAAAGATCCTCAGAGGATCGAAGAAAACGTAAGGTGGGTGCCGAAGTGTTGATATCACTGCAGAGTTCGTAAACAAGTCTGTAAGCCACTTCAGACAGGCTTGGTGGGCACGAGGGTAGAGAAGCAAGTACAGCATGTATTGCTGTTCGGGGATACCCACGGGCTCCAGCACCTAATAAATCAGAACGTAAGGTGGTCATACCATCTGCTGTATAGCCAAGCAAGAAGTGAGCCACATTTGGAGTTGGAAGTGGCAGATATTTTAGAAGCAAATTTAAAGCAGCATCTGCAGCATCTAAGTGTTCTGGGATATCCAATGCAGCATGATCTATTACTTCAACAAAACTGTGTCTGACTGAAGTGGCAGTAGTTGCAGATGATGTGATTAAAGAAAACAGATGGGTCTGAGAACTGGGTCTTGCAGCCGAGGTTGTCAGAAGACGGCATGCTAAAGCAGCATGACTGGGCAGATCTTGGTGATGGCCAACCAACCTTACTACATTCAAAAAATGGTCACTGACCCCTGTATGAACATTAACTCCCATGAGTAAGCGCTCCACACCTAGCACAATATCTGGGTTATTTGATGTGCCTAGTACCAAGTGTTGCTGTTCTTGTGCTTCAAGCAAGAGCTGCAATACCAATAGCAGACTTGCATTAAGATCTTTTTGACCAGGTACTTCCTTGTACTGTTCTAAAATTTGAACTCCATCATGCAGTACTGAAAGCACTTGCTTCACAAGTTGAGACTCTTGAACTAAATCTAAGAGAACTGAACAACCTGGTGCTTGCCCAGATCTCTGCTCCATAGTTGATGTTACTGTGTGAAGTTGTTCAGTAAGCAACTGGTATAGAAGTTCCAAGCAGCCACAAGCTACAGCCCAACGTTCACCGGAATCTCTATAGGCACGCGAATCATGCCGTAAAAATATTCTGTCTCTTATCAAGTCAAGATATGGGCGAAATCCTGGCTGTCGAGTGGCAGCACCAAGCATTGGAGGTATGCCTGCACGAACTAAAGTCCCCAACAATTTGAGAATTGCCCGAGTCAAGGTAAATTCCTCCCTGCTACTCTCTACTTCTTCAATGTCAACAAGTAGGCCACGTGGCTGATATCCTGCAACACCCTCCTGAACAGGAATCAGCCCCCCTCCTTCTATCAATTCCCAAACTCTCTGAGCCAATGCTGGGGTACCACTAAATGCAGCAAGAGTATTTACAAGTTCTACTTTGAGTGCAAGAGGTACAGCACATGTTAGCAAGCCTGTGCACACATATAGTGGAGCCCATGCAGCATTATCACACAGTGCCACACGTGACAGCTCATCCTTTTCAGCTACCATTGTAACTAACTGCAGCACTGCTTGGATCCCCTGTACCTCTTGGGGAGTTATGCCTCGTGGGGTACCACGTGCACGGTACATGGTATCCATTGCACCAGGTTCTTCAATTCTCAAGTTGTTATAGTATTGAGTTAGAGCAGTCATAAAATGTTCCCAAGCCAAGTTACTACCATGTGAGAGTGGTTGACTGTTCATTCGCAAAAAGTTGTAAACATACTGTGCAGACCGTGGAGTTGTGGCTAAACTGGTTAGAAGGTTAACATATGGTACAAACAGAGAAGGAGGCAGATAATCTCCAGGAAGTCTGACAAACTTGAAGAGAGCCATCTGTCGAGTTCCTTGGCCACGATACTGCAGAGATGCTGTGGGAAGAATCTCGCTAGGACACCAATAATCTTCAACCAGCTCACCACATTGTCCATCTTGGTATAAAGCAGCCAAACAAATTAAAAGTTCCTCGAAAGGTTGATCCAAGTTTGTCGGAGGTTGAAGAGACTCTCTTAAGTTTGCAGTAATAAGTCTGGAATTTTCATCAGCTCTGTTTTTCATAGCTTTAACTCTTTCAGGAACGTGAATTATAAAATCAGAGAGGATTGAATGAAGACGCTGGCAGTAAAAGGTGTCGAGAGGAGTGTTCTTCTTGGAGAGTATAGAATTCTGAATAAATGAAAAAACTTTTCCCTTTAGTGAATCATCAAGAACAGCATCATCGTCCTCTAGAATATTATCAATGTCTGCTAACTGAGTGGCAACAGCAACCTGCCTTAAGTTAGCAAGGCTGACAGCCCAAGCTAGCTGCACTATGGCTTTCAGTCCCGGGGTTTCCCAAGCTTGATCTGACCTTACCTCATGATGAATTTCTTGTACAAATGTTCGGTCACTTGATATAGGAAACTGAGTAAGAGCTTCTGTCATGTCTTCTTGGTTAAGCAAATGTCCCGCTTCTAAACTATAAAGAAGAGCCATCAATAGACTTAAATTAATAGGATCCAGAGAACCATCACTAGTTTCTGTCAACTTTACTTTAGACATATATGCTAGAAGACGGCGACATTCGTCTTTCTTGAAAGGTGTTTGTGCAGCCCAACAAAAAAGTGTCTCGGCCAGTAAACTGCGCACTGCCAGAAACTTGTCTAATACCATTTTTCTGTGCTTTGCATCTCCCAAAGCACGGTTCTGCTGCAACAGCTCTATTTCCTTTGTGATGTCCATTGATGTGACAAGTTCCAAAATCCTATCCACTAAACTAATGTTAAGAATTGGTTGCAGATATCTAGTAATACTCTGAGACAATTCTTCATTATCAGGAAGAAGTACCCATGAAATTCCTTGCCGAGCCTGAACCAACGTTTTGAGggcatgagcaagattaactctactatcataataaaataatattgcaATCAATCCCCTCGGAACACCAGGGTATAGTGTAGACTCCTCTTCAGCTGATCGCaataatgacattgcagacatcTCACTCATGTTGAACATGTCAGATATAATGATGGCCTCCTTTACAAAGGACTCCGACAACTTAGTTGGGCCAGTATGACCTTGTAAGGTCATTGGTTCAGTGATGGAACGTTGTAGAGTAGACCTGCAATAAGAGAACAGTCTATACAATATCTACCGTAACCTTGTAAATCCACTAAACTTTACCCAAATCCAAAAGCCTTTAgactacaattaaatttaaatttccAGCTATATTAGGTATATAGTAACAATAGTTATGCATAAACATCCATAAAATAATGGAAAGCTACATCATAAAATTAAAGATAAAAAATACTTCCAATTATCTACAAATAAACTTTACCAATACAGTATTTGTTTAATAGGCCAGAACAATAGCAAAATCTCTTACTAGTATACACCTTAGCAAGGAAAAAATATAGTTAAAGAAAGCATCTAATAGTATTTCATTAATGGAGATGAAAGGTGTCACAACATACACTTAAGTAATGCACTCAACAAGAGTGAAGCATTCAATCCATGGACTAGCAATAAACAGTAGAGACTATAATGGgttctacaaaaaaaaaaaaaaaagtggaaccTGTATATTCATTGATCCTATATTTGCCAAATTCGTCATTTGTCAAGTTCTCATGACAAAAGCAATACTTCCATATTTGTCAGCATTTCCCATATTCGTCACACACTGCCCAGTACAGGATCATCGTGCAGTCAGCTCGTCCACCCAGTCAGACTTGTGCAGTCGTTGAGCACACATCGCCTGCTAATTTTCCTTGGAAATTTTTGTTCTTTTTGTAATTTGGTAGTTATCTTTTGTAAAAAGAATTGACCATGACCCCAACAAAGCATAGTGAAGAAAAACTACCAAAATGCTGTGAGAACCACAATTGAGTTAAAAAAAGAACTTATTGCCAAGTTGAAAGTGGAAAGTGTTTCCATATTCAACAAGAATGgataaatgacaaatacaaaggttccattgtacagtggtaccttcgtttacaaatttaatccgtttCTAGAGACAGGTTGTAAGCCAAAATTCACAACCTGAAATGAATTTTCCcacaagaaataatgtaaatttaatttatccgttccacactcccaaaaaatattaacttcaaaatacatttaatacataacacacaaatattttgt
The DNA window shown above is from Procambarus clarkii isolate CNS0578487 chromosome 82, FALCON_Pclarkii_2.0, whole genome shotgun sequence and carries:
- the Nup205 gene encoding nuclear pore complex protein Nup205; the protein is MASTNKGMWASMVSLAQAVQRAVETSANSGGTPEALEAGHDLELALQRHRTSFISLLRNPPKNANERSTLQRSITEPMTLQGHTGPTKLSESFVKEAIIISDMFNMSEMSAMSLLRSAEEESTLYPGVPRGLIAILFYYDSRVNLAHALKTLVQARQGISWVLLPDNEELSQSITRYLQPILNISLVDRILELVTSMDITKEIELLQQNRALGDAKHRKMVLDKFLAVRSLLAETLFCWAAQTPFKKDECRRLLAYMSKVKLTETSDGSLDPINLSLLMALLYSLEAGHLLNQEDMTEALTQFPISSDRTFVQEIHHEVRSDQAWETPGLKAIVQLAWAVSLANLRQVAVATQLADIDNILEDDDAVLDDSLKGKVFSFIQNSILSKKNTPLDTFYCQRLHSILSDFIIHVPERVKAMKNRADENSRLITANLRESLQPPTNLDQPFEELLICLAALYQDGQCGELVEDYWCPSEILPTASLQYRGQGTRQMALFKFVRLPGDYLPPSLFVPYVNLLTSLATTPRSAQYVYNFLRMNSQPLSHGSNLAWEHFMTALTQYYNNLRIEEPGAMDTMYRARGTPRGITPQEVQGIQAVLQLVTMVAEKDELSRVALCDNAAWAPLYVCTGLLTCAVPLALKVELVNTLAAFSGTPALAQRVWELIEGGGLIPVQEGVAGYQPRGLLVDIEEVESSREEFTLTRAILKLLGTLVRAGIPPMLGAATRQPGFRPYLDLIRDRIFLRHDSRAYRDSGERWAVACGCLELLYQLLTEQLHTVTSTMEQRSGQAPGCSVLLDLVQESQLVKQVLSVLHDGVQILEQYKEVPGQKDLNASLLLVLQLLLEAQEQQHLVLGTSNNPDIVLGVERLLMGVNVHTGVSDHFLNVVRLVGHHQDLPSHAALACRLLTTSAARPSSQTHLFSLITSSATTATSVRHSFVEVIDHAALDIPEHLDAADAALNLLLKYLPLPTPNVAHFLLGYTADGMTTLRSDLLGAGARGYPRTAIHAVLASLPSCPPSLSEVAYRLVYELCSDINTSAPTLRFLRSSEDLLYRTVATMGLPHTDSRLRLLSQGWLLRCVALELRYHATHQQRSQLARLIHLLVAGAELPQQEPLDASQGWTGGSSGGRGPLLTLLDAIDLSIDFPAPLQCEYFTRASELIGNCESPSPEGPVVNLKMLHQQLTALLQEGGSGTSLTQRDPLQEELELVMGHALMLNQTRALLFAHRHFLEGWRQVVEVVVAVTPPDLIETATHHTFLHTLTHDLTRRLLDDTALQSLTTQLVSTLLMLVTTLRTLHARPAHHHPQYVSMLDSGNCAVQAEFPSSLQLVLRGLVECVARFKQCSQGVRASIYAALLNYLQICADPVDKTGEDADSLQSLLLAPRETQEEQFHRENYDVVRDELPQLVDVLAVEAGGGHHVCQVLALTCLSALAALEQRAAPLTNESLLLSHLADHGHLRRLLDALRTDDRQLLSLLTADDDDLRPLYVYEARMSLLARLALSPTGAQQLLQSGLTTRLSELTALDYRPAQPIQSASSEEFLPSVVQRYRSVLMAAIRVYLAILTSLGSDNYSATAHLLRFLAAHGEAFASGLCVPSLPSLQALEEVALLSAAVAGAAPPGPITAIDPSDLESGAQATRLQQLLIALLPHVLPQSRLSAALDMLPENEEGVNVKEMARTATLTTLAAVLNYATARLIHGGTDTRDITLVFRASMDNGIPTGAVGRPLSLATLVECASQVSHHFTVARSACETATACLQALESNQPVEHLRQYVSSALADAASPAAVRRLAEEHLSQVVALHRRQEQLAVHAAESAAFLLWRHLEYFICHAPSAPGPAQDDFTRREVGVPRTLTPTEIDSLRKQASTALQEVLPRLQKVHEEYSAATGHVAFLAAAITRIRRLLVP